Below is a genomic region from Ictalurus punctatus breed USDA103 chromosome 12, Coco_2.0, whole genome shotgun sequence.
CTCTCTGATTCTAATAGTGTTTGACAGTTACATCAGTTTTGTTGTATTCTTAGCAATAATCTGTTATGAGGCAATGGTCATTCCTAATCATTACAGACATATAATTGTGTTTGGCCAGTTGCCATGACCACTAATTTTATTTCAACTCCCAAGTTAATTTCCCTTCGTCCTGCGGCCTCGTTTACCGCAACGATGACAAAGAAATCGCAGTGAATTAATGCTGAATCGCTGTCAATCACAACATTAAAGCCAAGGAGAGAACACAGTGATTACGTTATTATGGAAATGAATTTATGTTTGTGCTACGGTTAACAGGTTGTACATTACATTGCAGGTTTTCGAATTTATACAGCAATCTGGCAATCCAGTAGCTTACACATGTATTAtatcatttctttataaatgaAAAGACTGAGAAATCAGTTTATATAAGTGAACTGGTACAGTAGGGCAACCGATAAACATTAGCGTAGTGAGTCAAACCTGAATTTACTTATAGTACTGTTGGCGAAGTAAAAACTACTCTGAAAAAGaagatttcttttaaatatttgttttgttttgttgtttttgtttttaacttagGAGCCTTGATAGATCATCTATCCAGCATATGAGATGCAAAATTCCAGACATGATGGGAACTCTTAATGAACGGCGTACCTTTTCTTTCCagtaataagaataataatcatCACTGTCATCCTTTATCAacggtaaaatgtaaatattgtgaCAATTTGTTGGAGTTAAAAGTTTAAACTGCAATCAATCGAATAcaaataatgcagatacagggGTGAAGTAGTTTTATTGCAGACTAGATAATAGAGTTTTAAGAGGCATAAAATGTTTCGAAATCAAACTAACACGGCGTAATATACTATAAGGATTGTATAATGAGTGAACTTGGAGTATAATCTGTGTAATCCTAATCTTGAAGCTCTTTTTCACTCCAGGCTGTGTTCaaataaagtaattatttaacagttgttgttgtttttttgtaataaagcatCTAATGCAGAACTCCAGGGAATGTCATCATGCTATATTCTTTCAGCTGTGGATGTTATAgttctttcttttccccatgCACTAAAGTCCAAACAGTCTCCATGACAGCTTTAGGGTAGGATCACATTGAGGTCTCAGCCTCGCCAGGTACAGATCCATCACGCGCTCACTATAACCGCCTCGACGTCTTTGGAATATCTTCTATCCGTGACGAGGAAGTTGATCATTCCTACGGATTTGATGAGCAGGTTACAGCCCAAGAAGAAGATGCCAAAGACCACGGTGAGCGCGAGCACGCACATCACGGCGACTTGCACCACGTTCGGGGCGAAGGAGTCGCGCTCGTGCGCACCGCTCTGCGCCAAACCGGGGTCTGTGACAGCTGAGGACCAAGTGCAGCATGCGGCTAAAGTCTCAGTGTTCCCGGCGTGGAAACCTCCGTCCGTGTCGTTCAACGCCGTCCAGTTCATTCTGCCTTTGCTTATTTAAATAAGTCGAAGAAAtaacctttatttttttctttctttctttctttctttctttctttcttagaaACTTATCGAGGCTTGGAGGAATTATTCCTGTAGAGCTCGCGCATGAAACCAGCAGCGGTGAAGTGTGTGTCCATTCTGGATGACAACTAATCTGTGTGACTTGTCTGAGTCCGTGCACGTGTTAGTGGTCCGAGTGGGAGCGTCTCAACTCGGGTATGCAAATGTCGCCCCCTATAGGAATAATCTCACATATGCTgcattctgttgattttttcttaattcatttttttgtcCTTGGTTCATTGTCCAGTCCACAACATCATCTGCCTAATCAGATTCAAGTCATGACTCACTCTTGGCCatgtaaaaatatttctgaTATCTCTGTACAGCATCAAAGTGCTGTGTGATCATTTGCTGTGTATTTACTTATGAAGCAGCACAGTATAAACATACCAGAATGCCcctcctccccccccccaccaccaccaccaccaccacacacacacacacacacccttttttTCCATCAAGTTGGTGCAGAAGGATTCTAACAGACCACATCCGATATACTGTATGGTTGTGAATCTGAGGTACAAGGCACTGTGATGAAGGCATTTTAGCCAAATCAGTTGGTTGTCTAATAGTGTATGCACATCCCAGGACTTGGCTGAGGCTGTAAACAGATCAGTCACGCTTCtcattctcatttttttttttttttttttaaatttccaaatgAAAAATTCACCCGTGAAAAATTTGCACCTTTGCGTCGCACCTCTGGGTATGCAGGTTCGAACGCTGCCTCCACTCTGTGTGCACCCTGTGTGTGGTTTCCCATGCGTTGCGGGCTGCATTTCCATATTGTCCATGTTGtcaatagtgtgtgaatgtgtgtgcgattgtgcactGTGATGGGTGACCCGAGTTCACTGGGATAGGTTCTAGGCTctctgcaaccctgtgtaggataagcggtatggaagatggatggacggatggatgtaAATTCACCAAGATGTTGTCCCCATCCCCATCatctttttatgtttgtttgttttgtttaatcttATTTTTATTCGGAAAAAAACGTTTATCTTTAATACAATTAGAGCAATTCACCTCTTCTACCAGTagacaaatgaacaaatctaattaaaaaaaaaaaaacagaaagagaataACATGGTGCTACAGCTATTCCTCATTTAACCAGCAAACCAAGAACAAAAGGACATCCTGAACCCTTCCCAATCCAGTTAGTacagatggggaaaaaaaggcaaaaggaacataaataatttaaaaggggggggggctCAATCAGGGGGTAGACCCCGCAGAGAGTTAAAGTACTATCATCAGAGCCATCTTAATCAGTTCTGTAcagtaataaatgtaattacaataatgtaaataaaatggtcaCAGTCAAAAGGAATAGCTCAGGTCAGATCATTGTCTTCCAAAAACTAAAGAAAAGGACCCCACATTTAATGGAATACATCACTTTTCGGTTTGATCGTAGGCCTATAGGCAAGTCTTTCAGTTGCTAAGCATGCACTGCAAACCCTAACAAGTTGACTGAACTCAGTCGATTGAGTAAACTCGTTCCCTCAGTTTAATTGAGTAATGGGGTCTCCCAAAACTTGTATATTTAAGTTCACGTAACTTGGTGTTCAATTCAAGTGCACTgtaatacagggtgtcccaaaaaatctccagcaaaaaaaaaagtaacttgATTTACAAAACGTCCTCTACATGACTGCCATTTCTTCGTAAACACACACGGCATCGTCTCTGCCGTCTCTGCCGCTCTTCAACTTCACTACGCAGGAACCAGCAACAGGCCAGTCGAAGAGGACCGCCGTTTGATGATCTACCAATGTTGCCAGGCAGAACTCCTTGCATGGCCAATCACGTCAAAGAAAGACCAGAgtgagggtttttatttttatttttatttttttttaactaaataaattaataaatcacGATTTTGAGTTCACAACACTTGAAATCTTaagtttatgtattttatagGTAAATACTGTAAGTTAAACAAACTCAGATGTTTGATTTATGGATCCAAAAACGCAACATTTGAAGAAATGTTTAGTCAAGTAAAGACAACATCAGGGTTTAGAGTGTGGAGAAAGATCTCTTATCCAGAGAGACAAAAAAGGACTCCACTCACTTTTCCCGTAAATGGCAATAGTCTATAACAGACAGAGATTTACTTCTAGTCGTGAGATCTTAACGACAATGTTAATGGGATGTTAAAGACCAAGAATACAAATCTTAGTGCAGACAGGGATGCCCTAGCTAATCATTTTGGAAATTGTGCTGTTTCTTTCCAGACGGCTTGCAGGGATTTGCATACCCAGATCGCTACAATGAAATACGGTTCAATTAtgagttttacattttatgggaTAGTGTTACACTGGTTCCAATTATACTGAGTCAATTTTAATCGATGACTAAGATCGTTTCTTACATTTCATCACAACATATTGCAGCATACAGCTAATGCCGGCGTCGCTAGGGCTAATCTCAGTGTAACTTCAGATGTTTTTTTGCCTGGAACTGCCGTGGAGTTTAGAGGAAATGTGATAGGAATTAACTAAACGTTAGTTGTTTAAACTTAATACGGCGTTGTCGCTGTTTACTGTTTGTCGATGATTACTTTTTCCCCAGGGCTGTTTGCGTATAATGACTTCTAATTCCGTTCTATTCAATTTGATTtctgtagcgcttttaacaatggacatggtctcaaagcagctttacagaaaaatataaacacgTTATAccgattttaaatgtgtgaatttgtccctaatgagcaagactGTGGCgaaggtggcaaggaaaaactccgtAAGATGTtaaaaggaagaaaccttgagaggaaccggactcagaagggaacccgtcctctgctgggtaacaacagatagtgtgagagtaaaaggaagttcgttgtggtttttatatgaagtctgtgtgttgaactagtccactgttcactaaaggagacctgagtgcaaaactgcatgtggtgattgcagtcctaaggccattgcagcaaccgtagtcccagcaccATAGCACAATAGGTCATGTGAAATtaaggtccaaaaccatttccatggcaCTTCAAGAGGCACCATCCTCAGCATCCTCAGCATCCTCAGCATCCTCAGTATCCTCAGCATCCTCACCATCCTCAGCATCCTCAGGACTCTCAGCATCCTCAGCATCCTCACCATCCTCAGCATCCTCAGGACTCTCAGCATCCTCAGCATCCTCAACAATCTCGGCAATCTCAGCAATCTCAGCATCCTCAGCATCCTCGGCAATCTCAGCATCCTCAACAATCTCAGCATCCTCAGCATCCTCAACAATCTCGGCAATCTCAGCATCCTCGACAATCCCAGCATCCTTGGCAATCTCAGCATCCTCGACAATCCCAGCATCCTTGGCAATCTCAGCATCCTTGGCAATCTCGGCAATCCCAGCATCCTCGGCAATCCCAGCATCCTCGACAATCCCAGCATCCTTGGCAATCTCAGCATCCTCGGCAATCTCAGCAATCCCAGCATCCTCGGCAATCCCAGCATCCTCGGCAATCTCAGCATCCTCGGCAATCTCAGCAATCCCAGCATCCTCGGCAATCTCAGCAATCTCAGCATCCTCGGCAATCTCAGCATCCAGTAGcttccagttgatgagagctccatccagaggtagggcatcaagATGGATCAGGCatgtccagagagcagaaagggtcaggatcgctggcatctccataaaatcatgtgtaagGATAAACAGCGTATGCACTCGGTGTACCCACTTCTTTTGCTGCTTCATAAGTCCCTGTGTTATCTTCCCCTTTAACTgcattgcttgtttttttgtgtaaaaaaaataaataaataaataattactgtgttttgtttttgttttgttttttgcaaacACATGATTGTTGTTATTGGTGCACCTGTAGACAGTTAACACCTTGAGGATTCAGAAATGTATCATGTATTTTGGGggggatttgtttttattaatagcAAGAAAGCTTAGACAAgttgaaaatgcaaaaaatgtgAAAGGTACAAACGATTACCACCTTCAGCAACAAGGAAgatacagtttagtaccctttttttcTGAGAATGTGTGGTTCGCTAGCTGTGGCCATGCCCCATGATAACCAGCCCAGGCGCTGAGAGCCGGTGCGGTCGACTGTacacttttaaataataaataacctaaggagtttgcatgttctccccgtgctgcgggggtttcctccgggtactccggtttcctcccccagtccaaacacatgaagagatgagtgtgtgagtgtgtgtgtgattgtgccctgcgatggattggcactgtccagggtgtaccccgccttgtgccgatgctccctgggatagactccaggtttccccgtgaccctgaaaaggataaagtggtagaagttggatggatggatggatgtttttgcCTTAGCTTTGTTGCcattaatgaaacatttttttttaaccctcatGGTGCTTACTATGTACCTGTGAATGAAAAATGCGGTTATATCATATTTTAAAGAAGCATGGTGCATACATGTTTTAAAGAAGCATGGCTCAGACTGACTGAAAATTCttttaatgatgtaattttcaaattacacaaatTTTCAGTATTATCCAAAATTCATAGCTAATCTTTTCTAACATTCAGTATGAACAGATTCAGTAAAAtcacctgtaaaaaaaaaaaaaaacattactgaaAGGTAGCATTTTATGATGTATTCCTTGCAGTAAGGCCATAACGTGAGATTAAGAAATCAATACTAATCTCTAAAATCATACGAACACAGTATACTGAGTAAAAATATTTGCATGCTCCATGAGTAACATTCTATATTTACAGTCTAACTCATTCCCCTGCTTTTTAAAGGACCATTTAATGCACATGCACTGCATTGATGCATGGCGTAACTATATTGTGGGATTTTTCatgcatccattcattttccctaatgcttatcctacacagggtcatgggggtctggagcctatcccagggaactagtgggcacaaggcgggggacaccctggacagggtgccaatcgtacacatattcacacactgtggaccaTTTTGAAAtggaaatcattttaaagcacatgtctttggactgggggaggtaACCAGTCCAAAGTACCCAGAAGGAATCCCAGAGGCACAGCGATAGCATGCAAGcaccacgcacacagggtggagatgaGAATCAAGCCTCCAACCCTGCTGGTGcgaggcaagcatgctaaccgctaagccaccatgaCCTCTACATCCCTGCACTTTTCCACTAACTTGAGCCATGCTGTCCaagtcatgttttttttgttgttttgttttgtttttgctttgttcAAATTTGGGAAAAAAACTTGATTCAACTATTTAACCTTCCATTGCAAGGGCGTAGTAACTTTCGACATTCACTTATCAggacagaaaataaatgctgctaTGTCAAACACTCCCAATTGATCTGATTTCACACTACACATCTatgctatataaaataatacaatcGCGTAATATAACATATTCTTTTCATTtgattgaaaaagaaaataaattgtCTGAGTTGGCAGAATCCCTGGCGGTGACaatagcagtagtagaagtGTAACAGCAGAGGGTGCTGTTGTTCTCCCGAAATGTAAGAAGGCTACAGTATGTTCACACTCAACCACCAGTATATATTTACCTTACGTAATCCTATGCAAAGCATCCAGCAGGCCTGTCAGATATTTAAAGCACTGCCACCAGCATTCTTTTCACCAGAGAGGAAAAGTTCAAAAGATTTCAGAAAAGCCTTGAAGAATGTCAATCACCTTTTATCACCTGACTAACCAGGTTACAGCCaagcttaaaaaaacaaaacaacaacaaccaagaTGAGTGCCTGTGGGATAGTTTGTCCTGTTAGTCTAAAGAGTTTCACAATACTTACACTCACTAACTACTTTATTAGTAACACCTGTACATCTGTTTCTTCTTGAAATTAACCAATCAGCCAATGCATAGAACCatgtcaaaagcttcagttaaggcttacatcaaacatcagacgtaggggggggggggggggggggggtgatctcagtgactgaACATGGCATTCTTCGTCGTGCCGCATGGGCTGGATtaagtgtttcagaaactgctggtaTCCTGCTGATATACCTTATATAACTGAATAGATTTCTTTCTTGTCTGTAGAATTAACACAAAATtgtccaggaaaaaaaaaattcagttctgTGGGAAGAAA
It encodes:
- the rprmb gene encoding protein reprimo B, producing MNWTALNDTDGGFHAGNTETLAACCTWSSAVTDPGLAQSGAHERDSFAPNVVQVAVMCVLALTVVFGIFFLGCNLLIKSVGMINFLVTDRRYSKDVEAVIVSA